In Clostridium sp., one DNA window encodes the following:
- a CDS encoding histidinol-phosphatase HisJ family protein produces the protein MKVVDYHIHSCNSFDGKASVEDICRSAAKLGVYEICFTEHFSVDPRDVSFDVLNYDGYSRDIDRSRELFENRLNIRKGLEIGEPHLFRDSLKEKLEGMDLDFIIGSVHNINSLKLRLYIEGGQKDRIYRDYFEEIYKMVCNSDIDVIGHLDLMKRYAYHDFGNYCFSDYKELMAGILKKAVDRGIGIEINTSGFRNEVKEPYPSFDAVRLYGELGGEIITVGSDSHDCDNIANNYFTVLDMLKMLNFRYIFKFQNRKPECIKIE, from the coding sequence ATGAAAGTTGTTGACTATCATATTCATTCCTGTAATTCATTTGATGGAAAAGCGAGTGTCGAGGATATATGCAGGAGTGCAGCAAAATTGGGAGTATACGAAATTTGTTTTACGGAGCATTTTAGTGTTGACCCCAGGGATGTCAGCTTTGATGTTCTGAATTATGATGGATACAGCAGGGATATAGACAGGAGCAGAGAACTTTTTGAAAACAGGCTGAATATCAGAAAAGGACTTGAAATAGGAGAACCGCATTTGTTCAGGGATTCTTTGAAAGAAAAGCTTGAAGGTATGGATCTCGATTTTATAATAGGTTCCGTACACAATATAAATAGTTTAAAGCTGAGACTGTATATTGAGGGTGGACAAAAAGATCGCATATATAGGGATTATTTTGAAGAAATTTATAAGATGGTTTGTAATTCCGATATAGATGTAATAGGGCATTTGGATTTAATGAAGAGATATGCCTATCATGATTTTGGGAATTACTGCTTTTCAGATTATAAAGAATTGATGGCAGGTATATTGAAAAAAGCTGTTGACAGAGGAATAGGAATTGAAATCAATACTTCGGGTTTTAGGAATGAAGTAAAAGAGCCTTATCCATCTTTTGATGCTGTAAGACTATATGGAGAACTTGGTGGGGAAATAATTACTGTAGGTTCTGATTCGCATGACTGCGACAATATTGCAAACAATTATTTTACGGTTTTGGATATGTTGAAAATGTTGAATTTCAGGTATATTTTTAAATTTCAGAATAGAAAACCTGAATGCATAAAAATAGAATAG
- a CDS encoding formate C-acetyltransferase — MNQRIEDLKEQLFSQKREISLERALLYTKSYEKTEGEPTVIRRAKASAHILDNVEISIRPGELILGNRTIKPRSGIVSPEMDPYWIYDELDTIHSRPQDRFYIGEKDKKVYREQLYPYWKGKSMKDFINSRISGSIREAVDKNVIALNQTDKGQGHIIMDFPFVLRNGLQYIIDEVDKKIHENDSNDFYKAAFIVLKAVQRHILRYAELAQKSAFQEKDTQRKKEFLEAARISKRISSEKPSSFYEACQLLWYISIAAQYESNASSLSLGRFDQYMYDFYKKDVERGVPKEFLKELLECLWIKTNDVVLVRSENSAKYFAGFPTGYTIALGGLTYNGRSAVNELSYLCLESYHDIKLPQPNLAVRLNELIPRRFLNLTCETIRLGTGIPQIFNDEVIVPGFLNRGVRLEDARDYAVVGCVELSIPGSTYGLHDIALFNFLKIMEISLRENRKKENITFDSIIDDIKSKIVHYVKLVAEGSNIVDIGHREFAPVPLLSSLIDNCIEKGKDITEGGARYNFSGVQGIGEANLSDSLYALKKIVFEEKKLSFSELVEALDADFEGKDYPELREVLINNYDKYGNDNDEVDFISSDILRYYAEELEKYSNPRGGKFIPGAYTVSAHIPLGEAVGATPDGRKAYSQLADGGLSPMVGRDLLGPTAVLKSVSKLDNYLTTNGSLLNVKFSPKALAGEGGIKKFGDFLLSFMKLKIQHIQFNIMSRETLMDAQKNPENYKGLVVRVAGYSAFFIELNKKIQDDIIARTEHAL, encoded by the coding sequence ATGAATCAGAGAATAGAAGATCTAAAAGAACAGCTTTTCAGTCAGAAAAGAGAAATTTCTTTGGAAAGGGCGCTTTTGTATACGAAAAGCTATGAGAAAACAGAAGGAGAGCCTACCGTTATAAGAAGGGCAAAAGCTTCTGCCCATATACTGGACAATGTTGAAATATCAATCAGACCTGGAGAACTTATTCTTGGAAACAGGACCATAAAGCCGAGAAGCGGAATTGTTTCACCGGAAATGGATCCTTACTGGATTTATGATGAACTTGATACCATCCATTCAAGGCCCCAGGATCGATTTTATATAGGTGAAAAAGATAAAAAAGTATACAGAGAACAATTGTACCCCTACTGGAAGGGCAAGTCCATGAAAGATTTTATAAATTCAAGAATAAGTGGATCCATAAGAGAAGCTGTAGACAAAAATGTCATAGCACTCAATCAGACGGACAAGGGACAGGGACACATCATAATGGATTTTCCGTTTGTGCTCCGGAATGGACTTCAATACATTATAGACGAAGTTGACAAAAAAATTCACGAAAACGATAGCAATGATTTTTATAAGGCAGCATTCATAGTACTCAAAGCTGTACAGAGACATATTCTGAGGTATGCAGAACTTGCACAAAAAAGTGCCTTTCAGGAAAAGGATACGCAGAGAAAAAAGGAATTTCTGGAAGCAGCACGTATATCAAAAAGAATTTCCAGCGAAAAGCCCAGCAGCTTTTATGAGGCCTGTCAGCTATTGTGGTATATAAGCATTGCGGCACAGTATGAATCCAATGCAAGTTCGCTTTCTTTAGGACGATTTGATCAGTACATGTATGATTTCTACAAAAAAGATGTGGAGAGAGGTGTTCCTAAAGAGTTTTTGAAAGAACTTCTGGAATGCCTGTGGATAAAGACCAATGACGTTGTGCTTGTTAGGAGTGAAAACAGTGCAAAGTATTTTGCAGGATTTCCGACAGGATATACAATAGCACTCGGGGGACTTACCTACAATGGAAGATCTGCCGTCAATGAACTTTCGTATCTGTGCCTGGAAAGTTACCATGATATAAAGCTCCCGCAGCCTAATCTGGCAGTAAGGCTCAATGAACTCATCCCAAGAAGGTTCCTGAACCTGACATGTGAAACTATAAGACTGGGGACGGGAATTCCGCAGATATTCAATGATGAAGTTATAGTACCTGGATTTTTAAACAGAGGGGTAAGACTCGAAGATGCAAGGGACTATGCTGTTGTCGGATGCGTTGAACTGTCCATACCTGGAAGTACTTACGGTCTCCATGACATAGCCTTGTTCAATTTTTTAAAAATAATGGAAATCTCTCTGAGAGAAAACAGGAAAAAAGAAAATATAACTTTTGATTCCATAATAGATGATATAAAGTCAAAAATTGTCCATTATGTAAAGCTTGTGGCAGAGGGGTCAAATATAGTAGATATAGGACACAGGGAATTTGCACCTGTTCCGCTGCTTTCGTCACTCATAGACAATTGCATAGAAAAGGGAAAGGATATAACTGAAGGTGGTGCAAGATATAACTTTTCAGGTGTTCAGGGTATAGGAGAGGCAAATCTGAGTGATTCGCTCTATGCACTTAAGAAAATTGTATTTGAAGAAAAAAAATTGAGTTTCAGCGAACTTGTGGAGGCTCTGGATGCCGACTTTGAAGGAAAGGATTATCCTGAATTGAGGGAGGTGCTCATAAATAATTACGATAAATATGGAAATGACAATGACGAGGTGGATTTCATATCCTCGGATATATTGAGGTATTATGCAGAGGAGCTTGAGAAGTATTCAAATCCAAGAGGTGGAAAATTCATACCGGGAGCATATACGGTGTCGGCCCATATTCCGCTTGGGGAAGCGGTAGGTGCGACTCCGGACGGAAGAAAAGCCTACAGCCAGCTTGCTGACGGAGGACTTTCGCCCATGGTTGGAAGAGATCTTCTTGGACCTACTGCCGTGCTGAAAAGTGTAAGCAAGCTTGACAACTATCTTACAACGAACGGCAGTCTCTTGAATGTAAAATTTTCTCCGAAAGCACTGGCGGGAGAGGGTGGAATTAAAAAATTTGGAGACTTTTTGCTGTCCTTCATGAAGCTTAAAATACAGCATATACAATTCAATATAATGTCAAGGGAAACTTTGATGGATGCCCAGAAAAATCCTGAAAATTATAAGGGACTTGTAGTAAGAGTTGCAGGTTACAGTGCATTCTTTATAGAATTGAACAAAAAAATTCAGGATGATATAATCGCAAGGACCGAGCACGCATTATAG
- a CDS encoding PTS fructose-like transporter subunit IIB, translating to MNVVAVTSCPSGVAHTYMAAEAIEKAFKAAGHNVRVETQGSIGVENKLTEDEIKNADYVILTKDVAIKDEGRFKGKSIVRVTAGNAIKKSDAMVKKLEEHLVNSKK from the coding sequence ATGAATGTAGTTGCAGTTACATCATGTCCTTCAGGAGTTGCCCATACCTACATGGCGGCAGAGGCAATAGAGAAAGCTTTTAAAGCAGCAGGACACAATGTCAGGGTTGAAACTCAGGGTTCAATAGGTGTGGAGAATAAACTCACTGAAGATGAGATAAAGAATGCCGATTATGTAATATTGACCAAGGATGTTGCAATAAAAGACGAAGGTAGATTTAAAGGCAAGTCAATTGTAAGAGTCACAGCTGGAAATGCTATCAAAAAATCGGATGCCATGGTGAAAAAGCTGGAAGAGCATCTGGTCAATAGTAAAAAGTAA
- a CDS encoding PTS fructose transporter subunit IIB: protein MKIVAVTACVTGVAHTYIAAEVLERYAGANGIDIKVETQGAMGIENSIKLKDVKDSDAVILTNDVEIKGMDRFKGKIIFRFSSNEIVRRGDEILKKVKSCL from the coding sequence ATGAAAATAGTGGCGGTAACTGCCTGTGTGACAGGGGTTGCACATACTTATATAGCTGCAGAAGTATTGGAGAGATATGCCGGGGCAAATGGTATAGATATAAAAGTGGAAACACAGGGAGCAATGGGTATTGAAAACAGCATAAAACTTAAGGATGTAAAGGACTCAGATGCTGTTATACTGACAAATGATGTGGAAATAAAAGGCATGGATAGATTCAAGGGCAAAATTATATTCAGATTTTCAAGCAACGAAATTGTTAGAAGAGGTGATGAAATTTTAAAAAAAGTAAAGTCATGCCTGTAA
- a CDS encoding glycyl-radical enzyme activating protein: MKALIFNIQRYSLHDGDGIRTVIFFKGCSLHCPWCCNPESQSFEIERTDGTANIGRFGANKGRIFGKYMTLTEVLEEVEKDSIFYNTSGGGVTLSGGEVLSQGRFAIELLRCLKKLSINTAIETSGYGKSSVLMEMSKYLDLILFDLKIMDKYKARDIIGIDIDLVKSNMRLLVEHNRKVIPRIPLIPGYNMDKKNIDAIIDFVEELGLKEVHILPFHQYGSRKYEYLNREYTMKDMEPPDTGLVHGIKKRIEEHGIDVLIGGM, encoded by the coding sequence GTGAAAGCATTGATATTCAATATTCAAAGGTATTCTCTTCACGATGGGGACGGTATAAGGACGGTTATATTTTTTAAAGGATGTTCTCTTCACTGTCCGTGGTGTTGTAATCCGGAGTCACAGTCTTTTGAGATAGAAAGAACTGATGGAACTGCAAATATAGGAAGATTTGGAGCAAACAAAGGCAGGATTTTTGGAAAGTATATGACACTTACTGAAGTGCTTGAGGAAGTCGAAAAAGACAGTATATTTTACAACACATCCGGTGGAGGGGTCACTCTCTCGGGTGGCGAAGTACTTTCGCAAGGTAGATTTGCAATTGAACTTCTCAGATGTCTCAAAAAGCTTTCGATAAATACAGCCATTGAAACATCCGGTTATGGGAAAAGCAGTGTCTTGATGGAAATGTCGAAATATCTTGATTTGATATTGTTTGATCTCAAAATAATGGATAAGTATAAGGCCAGGGATATTATAGGTATTGACATAGATTTGGTGAAAAGCAACATGAGACTTCTGGTAGAGCATAATAGGAAGGTAATTCCACGTATACCACTGATTCCGGGCTACAACATGGATAAAAAGAATATAGATGCAATAATTGATTTTGTTGAAGAACTTGGCTTGAAAGAAGTCCATATACTTCCGTTCCATCAATACGGAAGTAGAAAGTACGAATATTTGAACAGGGAATATACCATGAAAGATATGGAACCTCCCGATACCGGGCTTGTTCATGGAATAAAAAAAAGAATTGAAGAGCATGGAATAGATGTATTGATTGGCGGTATGTAA
- a CDS encoding BglG family transcription antiterminator yields the protein MNAKDENKNKLVLMLLESKGPVTLKTIASKLNVSEKTVRNYLNELQNNFDKTGISLVKKPGVGIYLNIDDKRKSAFKENFSLESNTPYSTEYRQKYILKTLFKNRYTYTIQLLADDLYCSKNTIINDLKYVEKWLKNHGLNLKKKQSQGLWIEGDENTFRNSMMSLFSEISPGLSQDSKTSESNMGKKLDYRIDTVNYKRIREFFPNFDIIKVQNIIQKSEERLGYCFTDQAFINLIVHIAITLERAKFNKKIDMEHDYFKNIKINKEYEIAKWVVNELNREFDLKIPEEESAYICLHMLGAKIQHNIYPGNLNEIISSKKEINVEIAREIINLVSDILDVDLRNDKLLLANLSIHLRTTIIRLKYKLQLRNPLLKKIKNEYLSIFGATYSCSIIFEKRLGIAINEDEIGYICLHIAAAIERLNDKIKVVVICSSGIGTSQIIATRLKKNFPQMDVTGILPLRYLTDDIIDNNDLIVSTVPMEIQNKKIIYTGTFLDETDIEKIKNHIEGTIHSYGQIQNSSFQNIISYDYCFIDDGSSSYLDTIKKYADIMEKNNIGREGFSANILSREQISSTIIGKGIAIPHSNEKFILSPKICIIKLNTPVVWKDEYIDLIFILALKFKNINNTKLFFKNFYSLLDDENLISQIKRSTSKEKILSFFLNLNNKK from the coding sequence ATGAACGCAAAAGATGAAAACAAAAACAAGCTCGTACTTATGCTCCTTGAAAGCAAAGGACCCGTTACACTCAAGACAATTGCTTCAAAACTCAATGTAAGTGAAAAAACAGTGAGAAATTATCTGAATGAGCTTCAGAATAATTTTGATAAAACGGGAATTTCCCTTGTAAAAAAACCTGGGGTTGGAATATACCTCAATATAGACGATAAAAGGAAATCAGCTTTTAAAGAAAATTTCAGTTTGGAAAGCAATACTCCCTACTCAACAGAATACAGGCAGAAATACATATTGAAAACTCTGTTTAAGAACAGGTACACCTATACAATACAATTACTTGCAGATGATCTCTACTGCAGTAAAAATACAATTATAAACGATCTCAAGTATGTTGAGAAATGGCTTAAAAACCACGGATTAAATTTAAAGAAAAAACAAAGCCAGGGACTGTGGATTGAGGGAGATGAAAATACATTCAGGAATTCAATGATGAGTTTATTTTCCGAAATAAGTCCCGGTTTGTCTCAAGATTCAAAAACATCTGAAAGCAACATGGGTAAAAAGCTTGATTATAGAATAGATACCGTAAATTATAAAAGGATAAGAGAATTCTTTCCAAACTTCGATATTATAAAAGTTCAGAACATAATTCAAAAATCAGAGGAAAGGCTGGGATATTGTTTTACGGATCAAGCCTTTATAAACCTGATTGTACACATTGCAATAACTCTTGAAAGAGCAAAATTCAATAAAAAAATCGACATGGAGCATGACTATTTTAAAAATATAAAAATAAATAAGGAATATGAAATTGCGAAGTGGGTCGTGAATGAATTGAACAGAGAATTTGATCTGAAGATACCGGAAGAAGAAAGCGCCTATATATGTCTTCACATGCTCGGTGCAAAAATACAGCACAATATATATCCTGGCAATTTGAATGAGATAATCAGCTCAAAAAAGGAAATAAATGTTGAAATAGCACGAGAAATTATAAATCTTGTAAGCGATATATTGGATGTAGACTTGAGAAATGACAAACTTCTTCTGGCTAATCTATCCATTCACCTGAGAACAACCATAATAAGGCTCAAGTATAAACTTCAACTCAGGAACCCTCTCCTTAAAAAAATAAAAAATGAATATTTAAGCATATTTGGTGCTACATATTCCTGCAGTATCATATTTGAAAAAAGACTTGGGATAGCAATAAATGAAGACGAAATCGGATATATATGCCTTCATATCGCAGCTGCAATAGAAAGATTAAATGACAAGATAAAGGTTGTAGTAATCTGTTCCAGCGGCATAGGTACATCACAGATAATAGCAACAAGATTGAAAAAGAACTTTCCCCAGATGGATGTAACCGGTATACTCCCATTAAGATATCTTACAGATGATATAATCGACAACAATGATCTCATTGTAAGTACTGTACCTATGGAAATACAAAATAAAAAAATCATATACACTGGTACGTTTCTTGATGAAACAGATATAGAAAAAATAAAAAATCATATTGAAGGCACAATCCATAGTTATGGACAGATTCAAAACAGCAGTTTTCAAAACATAATATCATATGATTATTGCTTTATTGATGATGGTTCCTCCTCCTACCTTGATACAATAAAAAAATATGCCGACATAATGGAGAAAAATAATATAGGCAGAGAGGGCTTTTCTGCTAATATATTATCAAGAGAACAAATATCATCCACAATAATCGGCAAGGGGATAGCAATACCCCACTCAAATGAGAAATTTATTTTATCTCCAAAAATATGCATAATAAAATTAAATACTCCGGTTGTCTGGAAAGATGAATATATAGATCTTATCTTCATACTTGCTTTGAAGTTCAAAAATATAAACAATACCAAATTGTTTTTTAAAAACTTTTATTCACTTCTTGACGATGAAAACCTCATCAGCCAGATCAAACGGTCCACAAGTAAAGAAAAAATACTGTCTTTCTTTTTAAATCTCAATAACAAAAAGTAA
- a CDS encoding DeoR/GlpR family DNA-binding transcription regulator produces the protein MFIEERHNEILSILNTEGKVVVNDLSQKFNVTKDCIRKDLKTLENKNLLKRTYGGAVSIRKSAHYKKIDARKDFNVESKSTIAKKCFDIIEDGETIFLDISTTNILLAKLISKSDKKLTVVTNMLDIMSIINNEKNCIKIVCPGGIICKDLNGFTGSMTIENISNYRFSKAFIGSCGVNIFEKSVTTFDFEDGNTKKAIIRNSKIVYLVMENRKFYFDGSFKFASLKDINAIITEGLPDKNIADVLEKTNTKLI, from the coding sequence ATGTTTATTGAAGAAAGACACAATGAAATACTCAGCATTTTAAATACCGAAGGCAAGGTCGTAGTAAATGACCTGAGTCAAAAGTTCAATGTTACCAAGGACTGCATCAGAAAAGACCTTAAAACACTGGAAAATAAAAATTTACTGAAAAGAACATACGGTGGCGCTGTATCCATACGAAAATCAGCCCATTACAAAAAAATAGATGCAAGGAAAGATTTCAATGTGGAATCCAAATCCACAATTGCGAAGAAGTGTTTTGACATTATAGAAGATGGAGAAACTATATTTCTGGATATATCCACTACAAATATACTGCTTGCAAAGCTTATTTCAAAATCCGACAAAAAATTGACTGTAGTAACAAATATGCTTGATATAATGTCAATTATAAACAATGAAAAAAACTGCATCAAGATTGTTTGTCCCGGAGGTATAATCTGTAAAGATCTAAATGGATTCACAGGATCCATGACCATAGAAAATATATCAAATTATAGATTTTCCAAAGCCTTTATCGGAAGCTGCGGAGTAAATATATTTGAAAAAAGCGTAACTACCTTTGATTTTGAAGACGGCAACACAAAAAAAGCAATAATAAGAAACAGTAAAATCGTTTACCTCGTAATGGAAAACAGAAAATTCTACTTTGACGGCAGCTTCAAGTTCGCTTCCCTCAAAGATATAAATGCAATAATAACAGAAGGCCTTCCAGACAAAAACATAGCCGACGTACTGGAAAAAACAAATACTAAACTCATTTGA
- a CDS encoding PTS fructose transporter subunit EIIC, with protein sequence MLELLKDTKKHLLTGVSYMIPFVVAGGVLLAVSVMLSGQAAVPKTGFLKSLSDIGIAGLTLFVPVLGGFIAYSMVDKPGIGPGMIAAYLANAKGGGFLGGMIAGLLAGIIVYYLKKIKVPDVMRSVMPIFIIPLVGTFIAGSIIVLFLGQPIADLMAALNIWLKGMQGSSKVILGIILGAMITFDMGGPLNKTAFFFAVALIQTHPELMAAVAVPVCTPPLGLGLASLLFKKKFSTEEREAGKAALIMGCIGISEGAIPFAAADPIRVIPSIMVGGAVSSVISLFFGATNHAPWGGLIVLPIVGNRIGYFIAVVVGVIVTALMVSILKKPADQVVESSDNDDDSDDIDLDFE encoded by the coding sequence ATGTTAGAACTATTGAAAGATACTAAAAAACACTTGCTGACTGGTGTTTCATACATGATACCCTTTGTTGTTGCAGGAGGAGTTTTACTTGCAGTATCGGTAATGCTTTCCGGCCAGGCAGCTGTTCCTAAAACAGGATTTTTGAAATCACTTTCCGATATAGGGATAGCGGGATTGACATTGTTTGTTCCGGTATTGGGTGGATTTATTGCATATTCAATGGTTGACAAACCTGGAATCGGACCCGGAATGATTGCGGCATATCTTGCAAATGCCAAAGGTGGTGGATTTCTCGGAGGTATGATAGCCGGACTGCTGGCAGGTATAATTGTTTATTATTTGAAGAAAATAAAGGTACCTGATGTAATGCGTTCTGTAATGCCCATATTTATAATTCCACTTGTAGGAACTTTTATAGCAGGAAGCATAATAGTATTGTTTTTAGGCCAGCCTATAGCAGATCTGATGGCTGCATTGAACATATGGCTTAAAGGTATGCAGGGAAGTTCAAAGGTAATTCTCGGTATCATACTTGGTGCAATGATAACCTTCGATATGGGCGGACCTCTGAATAAAACAGCATTTTTCTTTGCAGTTGCACTTATACAGACACATCCTGAATTGATGGCAGCAGTGGCAGTACCAGTTTGTACACCACCACTTGGACTTGGATTGGCATCATTGCTGTTCAAAAAGAAATTCAGCACCGAAGAAAGAGAAGCCGGAAAAGCGGCGCTTATAATGGGCTGTATAGGTATATCAGAAGGAGCAATTCCTTTTGCCGCAGCAGACCCAATAAGAGTAATACCTTCAATAATGGTTGGAGGAGCAGTTTCTTCAGTAATATCACTGTTTTTCGGAGCTACAAACCACGCACCTTGGGGAGGCCTGATAGTACTTCCTATAGTGGGAAATAGAATTGGATACTTTATTGCAGTTGTAGTAGGAGTAATAGTTACAGCACTTATGGTAAGCATATTGAAAAAGCCTGCAGACCAAGTCGTTGAATCTTCCGATAATGATGACGACTCGGACGATATAGATTTGGATTTTGAATAA
- a CDS encoding class II D-tagatose-bisphosphate aldolase non-catalytic subunit, which produces MSKISLTDLVKKSLSFEGKEKGTLLGIGPMSKLLIKATMLLAKKKDFPVMFIASRNQVDAKELGGGYVCNWDQKGFSDAIKGVAEEVGFDGLYFLCRDHGGPWQRDNERNAHLPEEEAMKLGKQSYLEDLINGFDLLHIDPTKDPYVVGKVIDMDVVLRRTVELIQYVEDERNKRGLPAISYEVGTEETNGGLTSTESYDIFIKKLTEELDSRNLPHPCFIVGQTGTLTRLTENVGHFDAKTSKQLSDTAKKYSVGLKEHNGDYLDEALLLQHPSLGITAMNVAPEFGTVETEAYLKLIEVEDGLYSQGLINKKSNLKNVIEEEAVKCRKWEKWVVDDTASKPTEEILKDRELTKQITQISGHYTFNNDVVKAEIENLFSSLAQVGIDGEKYVVYKIQESIDRYVQCFNMEGFTSRILSK; this is translated from the coding sequence ATGAGTAAAATAAGTTTAACAGATCTAGTCAAAAAGTCGCTGAGTTTTGAAGGGAAAGAGAAGGGTACATTACTTGGTATAGGACCTATGTCGAAGCTGCTTATAAAGGCAACCATGCTTTTGGCAAAAAAGAAGGATTTCCCGGTTATGTTCATAGCAAGCAGAAATCAGGTGGATGCGAAGGAACTGGGAGGAGGATACGTTTGCAATTGGGACCAGAAAGGATTTTCCGATGCAATTAAAGGTGTCGCTGAAGAAGTTGGATTTGATGGATTGTACTTCCTGTGCCGTGATCATGGCGGTCCTTGGCAGAGGGACAATGAGAGAAATGCACATTTGCCTGAAGAGGAAGCAATGAAATTAGGTAAACAATCATATCTTGAAGATTTGATAAATGGTTTTGACCTTTTGCATATAGACCCCACAAAGGATCCATATGTTGTTGGAAAAGTAATAGATATGGATGTAGTTTTGAGAAGAACTGTAGAACTTATACAATATGTAGAAGATGAGAGAAATAAAAGGGGACTGCCGGCTATAAGTTATGAGGTTGGAACTGAAGAAACCAATGGAGGGTTGACCTCTACAGAGTCTTATGATATATTTATTAAAAAATTGACAGAAGAACTGGATAGCAGAAATCTGCCGCATCCATGTTTTATAGTTGGCCAAACTGGTACTCTTACAAGATTAACCGAAAATGTAGGACATTTTGATGCTAAAACTTCAAAACAGCTTTCCGATACCGCTAAAAAGTACAGCGTAGGATTAAAGGAACATAATGGGGATTATCTGGATGAAGCACTGCTGCTTCAACATCCGTCTCTTGGAATTACAGCCATGAATGTTGCACCTGAATTTGGTACTGTTGAAACGGAGGCCTATTTGAAGTTGATAGAGGTTGAAGATGGACTTTATAGTCAGGGACTAATCAACAAAAAATCCAACCTTAAGAATGTAATAGAAGAGGAAGCTGTAAAGTGCAGAAAATGGGAAAAATGGGTGGTTGATGACACTGCAAGTAAACCTACAGAAGAAATATTGAAAGACAGGGAGCTCACAAAACAAATAACGCAGATAAGCGGACATTATACTTTTAATAACGATGTAGTTAAGGCTGAAATTGAAAATTTGTTCAGCAGTCTGGCTCAGGTTGGAATTGACGGCGAGAAATATGTTGTATATAAAATACAGGAGTCCATAGACAGGTATGTACAATGCTTCAATATGGAAGGATTTACTTCAAGAATATTGAGTAAGTAG
- a CDS encoding fructose-6-phosphate aldolase produces the protein MEFMFDTANIEDIKKYKDIFPITGITSNPSIIKKVGKIDFFNHFKEIRSILGFEKSIHIQAVARDFEGIVKDAKTVLEKVDDSVYIKIPVTEEGLKAMRQLKSEGVGITATAIYTKVQALLALEAGADYLAPYFNRMENMDIDPRATIKMIADMIEKYNYSAKILAASFKNVGQVMDAFSCGAQVATVAPQILHDAFKMPSIEKAVTDFTSDWESVFGKGFSISDL, from the coding sequence ATGGAATTTATGTTTGACACAGCAAATATCGAAGATATAAAAAAGTATAAGGATATTTTCCCTATAACCGGGATTACAAGTAATCCAAGCATTATAAAAAAAGTGGGAAAGATCGATTTTTTCAATCATTTCAAAGAAATACGCAGTATACTCGGTTTTGAAAAAAGTATTCACATTCAGGCAGTAGCCAGGGATTTTGAAGGAATAGTCAAGGATGCAAAGACAGTGCTTGAGAAGGTAGACGACAGTGTTTATATAAAAATTCCGGTAACAGAAGAAGGATTGAAGGCAATGAGACAGCTCAAATCCGAAGGAGTGGGAATTACTGCAACTGCCATATATACAAAAGTTCAGGCGCTTCTGGCACTGGAGGCAGGGGCGGATTATCTTGCACCGTATTTCAACAGGATGGAGAATATGGATATTGATCCTCGTGCCACTATAAAAATGATTGCGGATATGATAGAAAAGTATAATTATTCCGCCAAAATACTTGCAGCAAGCTTCAAGAATGTAGGTCAGGTCATGGATGCATTTTCATGCGGAGCACAGGTTGCAACCGTAGCACCTCAGATTTTGCACGATGCTTTCAAGATGCCTTCCATAGAAAAAGCGGTAACTGATTTTACTTCCGACTGGGAAAGTGTATTTGGAAAAGGATTTTCCATTTCGGATCTTTAA